One Candidatus Nitrososphaera evergladensis SR1 genomic window carries:
- a CDS encoding PH domain-containing protein — protein MVSVTVRVEEDMLVIEPAGRLSKFASLARNVEVPLACIKEVSIERAEIKGLKTGGTALPPHFAGRFYDFKTGRIFYALSDRDKCVTLRLEGAKYDEIIVQVDDKERVAEMVKRAVAG, from the coding sequence TTGGTTTCTGTAACCGTCAGGGTGGAAGAAGACATGCTGGTGATAGAGCCAGCGGGCAGGCTGTCGAAATTTGCGTCGCTTGCAAGAAATGTAGAGGTCCCACTTGCCTGCATAAAAGAGGTAAGCATCGAAAGAGCAGAGATAAAGGGCTTGAAGACGGGCGGCACCGCGCTACCGCCGCACTTTGCAGGCCGCTTTTACGATTTCAAGACGGGCAGGATCTTTTACGCGCTTTCAGACAGGGACAAGTGCGTCACACTCAGGCTGGAAGGCGCAAAATACGATGAGATAATCGTGCAAGTGGATGACAAGGAAAGGGTTGCAGAAATGGTGAAAAGGGCAGTCGCAGGGTGA
- the psmB gene encoding archaeal proteasome endopeptidase complex subunit beta, giving the protein MHPKDNRYPEYIAEQIKKGTTTCALTCKDGVVLAADTRASAGFFIADRHVMKIQKVDNHLAMTIAGGVADAQNLVDTMRYNANIFRLENKENIPVKSAARLCSNILFNNRYFPYYVQIIMAGYTNEEGGRIYNIDLFGSLTTEKFISTGSGSPVAYGYLEPEYKEGMSVNDAYKVAMQAIAAAIRRNAGTGDNINVAIIDKDGYRELSKEQKAAVGVVF; this is encoded by the coding sequence ATGCATCCTAAGGATAACCGTTACCCGGAGTATATCGCTGAGCAAATAAAGAAGGGTACGACCACGTGCGCCCTGACATGCAAGGACGGCGTGGTACTGGCGGCAGACACCAGGGCAAGCGCCGGCTTCTTTATCGCCGACAGGCACGTCATGAAGATACAAAAGGTCGACAACCACCTTGCAATGACGATTGCCGGCGGAGTAGCCGACGCGCAGAACTTGGTAGACACGATGCGCTACAACGCCAACATATTCAGGCTTGAAAACAAGGAGAACATACCTGTCAAATCCGCCGCAAGGCTCTGCTCAAACATACTGTTCAACAACCGCTACTTCCCCTACTATGTCCAGATAATCATGGCAGGATACACCAACGAGGAGGGCGGCAGGATATACAACATCGACCTGTTTGGCTCGCTCACCACGGAAAAGTTCATTTCCACCGGCTCTGGCTCGCCTGTTGCGTACGGCTACCTTGAACCCGAGTACAAGGAAGGCATGAGCGTAAACGATGCCTACAAGGTGGCGATGCAGGCGATCGCTGCGGCAATCCGCAGGAACGCCGGAACCGGCGACAACATCAACGTGGCCATCATCGACAAGGACGGCTACCGAGAGCTGTCAAAGGAACAAAAGGCCGCAGTGGGCGTCGTCTTTTAG